CAATAGCCTGACGCCTTATACTGTCGGTGCAGAAGTTGTTCAGCCTCTCTATCGTGGTGGTCGTACCGTTGCTGAAACTGATCGGGCGGAAGCGCGTATCCGTGCGGCACGTGCGGCCCTGCGTTCTTCAGAACAGGATGTGCTGCTGCAGGTTGCAACGGCCTATTTCAACGTTTTGCGTGATACGGCAGTTGTCGAACTTAATCAGAATAACGTCCGCGTGCTTGAACGTCAGCTTGAAGCAACGCGTGACCGCTTCTCGGTTGGTGAAGTGACACGTACCGACGTCTCACAGGCCGAAGCCCGTCTTGCCGGTTCCAAGGCAGACCTGATCTCAGCCCAGGGTAACCTTGCCAATACCCGTGCCCAGTACGAGCGTCTGGTGGGTAACAAGCCTGATAATCTTGAAATTCCGAATCCGCTGTCGGGGCTTCCGACCAGTGTTACGGATGTTCTGGCGATTGCCCAGGAACAGCATCCTGATGTGGTTCAGGCCCAGTATACCGAAGATGCGGCAAAGTCTGACATCCGGCTGAGCGAAGGGTCGCTTTATCCGGAAGTCAATCTGAGTGCCGGTGTGCAGCGCGCTTACGAAGCCTCGCAGGAGGATCTGACCTCGGACAGTGCAGAAATACTCGCACAGGTCACCGTTCCGCTTTATCAGAAAGGTGCGGTTTATTCATCTGTTCGTGCGGCCAAGCAAACAGCCGGTCAGGCCCGGGTTCAGGTTGATGAGGCCCGTCGCGCCGTGATTGAAAATGCAACCAGTTCCTGGGAAACCCTCGTGACGGCACGTGCGAGCATCGAATCCCAGCAGGCGCAGGTATCATCTGCCGAGGTCGCTCTTGATGGAGTGCAGCGCGAAGCTTCTGTTGGTTCGCGTACCGTCCTTGACGTTCTAGATCAGGAACAGGAACTGCTTCAGGCACGTGTGAACCTTGTTGGTTCGCGCCGTGACGCAGCGGTTGCCGAATTCCAGGTCAAGGCGGCGATGGGAGCCTTGAATGCGCAGGTTCTCGGCCTTCCGGTCGAAATTTATGACACTGAATCCAACTATAACAAAGTCAAGGATCAGTGGTGGGGAACGGATTGACCTGATTGCTGACAGGGCCTTTGGGCCCTGTCAGACCTTGGGGAAGGGTCGGTTCGGTAATGAAATCTAGTGCGGAAGATAAAAAATGAGTGACGGGCAACAAGAACCTTCAATGGAGGACATCCTCCAGTCCATCCGCAAGATTCTTGCTGATGAAGGGGATGATGACAAGAAACAGGCCGCTCCTGAACCAGAACCGATGCCGGAACCAGAACCCGAACCGGAAATTGAAGAAGAGATCGACGAGCTCGAACTTGATGAAGAGCCCGAAGAACTTGAATTCGATGAAGAACCGGAAGAGCTTGAGCTTGACGAGCCCGAAGAAGAGCTCGAACTCGACGATATGCTCGATTTCGATGAAACCCCGGAAGAAGACGAATTCGAAGAACCTGAACCCGATCTGATGGATGACTTCGACGAACCGGAACCCGAACCGGCAATGCCGACGGTCTACGAGGACGACGAAGATGACGAGCCGCTGATTTCCCGTGCTACCGAAAACACGGCAACCGGAACCATCTCGGATTTGGCGCAAGCCGTTGCAAAGAAACGTGCCGTCGCCCTTGGCCTTAATGCTGGTCATATCACGCTTGAAGACCTTGTGCGCGATATGCTGCGTCCGTTGCTTAAGGAATGGCTTGACGAAAACCTTCCCTATATGATCGAACGCCTTGTGAAAAAGGAAATCGAGCGGATTGTGAACCGCGCCGAAGACCTGTAGGCGAGCCGAAATATGATTTACAGCGGCGCGCCAACGGTGCGCCGCTTTTTCTTTGTACAGTGATAAAACCCGCAGCGGATCAAAAGACCATGTTGGAGAAGACATATAGCCCGGCCGACGTTGAAGGCAGACTTTACGATAAATGGGAAAAATCGGGGGCGTTTGCCGCCGATCCGGCATCAGGTGCAAATCCCTATGTCATCATGATGCCGCCGCCCAACGTAACCGGCAGCCTCCATATGGGGCATGCACTGACCTTTACGCTTCAGGATATTCTGGTGCGCTATAACCGGATGTCGGGCAAGGATACGCTGTGGCAGCCCGGTACCGACCATGCCGGTATCGCGACACAGATGGTCGTTGAACGCCAGCTTGGCGAACAAAACGTGACGCGTCATGACCTTGGCCGCGAAAAGTTCATCGAAAAAGTCTGGGAATGGAAAGAAAAATCCGGCGGCACTATCACCAATCAGCTTCGCCGTCTGGGCGCATCACCAGATTGGCCACGTGAACGCTTTACCATGGACGATGGTCTGTCGGCTGCTGTTCGCAAGGTATTCGTTACCCTGCACAAACAGGGACTTATTTACCGTGACAAGCGTCTGGTCAACTGGGACCCGAAACTTCTGACCGCGATTTCCGATCTTGAAGTCGTTCAGAAAGAAGTCAAAGGCCATTACTGGCACTTCAAATACCCGATCGAGGGCAAGGAAGGCGAGTTCATCACCGTTGCGACCACGCGTCCGGAAACCATGTTGGGCGATACCGGTGTTGCGGTTCATCCTGATGATGAACGTTACAAGGATCTGATTGGTCAGTATTGCATTCTGCCAATCGTGGGACGCCGAATCAAAATCGTTGCTGATGAATATGCCGATCCTGAAAAGGGATCGGGTGCCGTTAAAATCACGCCAGCGCATGATTTCAACGACTTTGAAGTCGGCAAACGCAATGATCTCGAAAAAATCAACATCATGGATGATCATGCGCGCATCAATGATGACGCGCCGGAAGAATATCGTGGTCTGGATCGGTTCAAGGCACGCGAACTGATCGTTGGCAAAATGGAAGAACTCGGTCTGCTTGAAAAGATCGAAGACACCGTTCACATGGTGCCTTACGGCGACCGTTCAAACGTCGTGATCGAGCCGTACCTGACCGATCAGTGGTTTGTGAATGCCGAAGTTCTGGCCAAACCGGCGACCGAGGCAGTTGAAGACGGTCGTATCAAATTTGTGCCCAAGAACTGGGAAAACACCTATTTTGAATGGATGCGCAATATCCAGCCATGGTGCATATCGCGTCAGCTTTGGTGGGGACATCGCATTCCGGCATGGTTTGGTCCGGACGGTGAAATCTTTGTCGAGGAAACCGAAGAAAAAGCCTTGGCGGCGGCCAAGGCGCATTTCGGCAAGGATGTTGAACTTACCCAGGAAACCGACGTTCTTGATACGTGGTTCTCATCGGCATTATGGCCATTCTCGACCCTTGGCTGGCCGGATAAAACCCCGGAACTGAACAAATACTATCCGGGTGATGTGCTGGTTACCGGTTTTGACATCATCTTCTTCTGGGTTGCCCGCATGATCATGATGGGCATGCATTTCATGGATGGTAAAGTTCCGTTCAAGGATGTCTATATCCATGCGCTGGTCCGTGATGAACATGGTCAGAAGATGTCGAAATCCAAGGGCAACGTGATTGATCCGCTGGAACTGATTGACGAATATGGCTGTGACGCGCTGCGTCTGACCCTGACGGCACTGGCTGCTCAGGGCCGCGATATCAAGCTTGCAGCGTCCCGCGTTGAAGGGTATCGGAACTTCGCGACCAAGCTTTGGAATGCGGCACGTTTCGCTGAAATGAACGAATGCAAACCGGTCGACGGGTTCAATCCTGCCAATGTCAGTTCGACACTGGCACGCTGGATTGTCGGTAAGACCGCCGAGGCGGCAAAAACCGTTTCATCGGGCATCGAAAGCTATCGTTTCAATGATGCCGCGAACGGTGCTTATCAGTTTGTCTGGGGCACTTTCTGCGACTGGTATCTGGAACTGGCAAAACCGGTCCTTATGGGCCAGGACGAAGACGCCAAAGCCGAAATCCGGGCTGTGACTGCATGGGTTGTGGATCAGATTCTTTTGATCCTGCACCCGATCATGCCCTATATCACCGAAGAACTTTGGGAAAAGTCGGCTGATAATCGTGCGACGCTTCTGATGTCGCAGGCTTATCCGAAATTCGACGATGCACTGATTGACCGTGCCGCCGAAGATGAAATCGATCTTGCCATCCGCCTGATCGGTAATATTCGTGGTGTTCGTTCCGAAATGAACGTACCGCCTGCGGCTGAGGTTCCGATCTATCTGGTCGATGCATCCGATGCAATGAAGGCAGCCGTGTCCGCGCAGGAAGCCCAGGTTAAACGTCTGGCACGTGTGGCTGTGGTTGAATTCAAAGGGCAGGGCGATGTTGAAGCCATCGCCAAAGGGGCCATTCAGACCGTCGTTGACGGTGTAACCGTCTTCGTTTCGGTTGCCGATTTCATCAATGTCGTGGCCGAAAAGTCGCGCCTTGAGAAGGAAATCGACGGCAAAACCAAATATATCAAGGGTCAGGAAGGCAAATTGTCGAACGAAAGTTTCGTCAGCCGTGCGCCTGAACATATTGTCGCGACCGAAAAAGCCAAGCTTGAAGAAGCGCGCGATACCCTTGCCAAACTTCAGGAAGCTCACGCCCGCATCGCGGCGATGTAATTCCGGTTGTTGTGATCACGTCAAAGGGCCAGTCCATCGGATTGGCCCTTTTGCGTTTCATTCACTCTGATCTTTGACGAATTTTGAAATTCATCCTCGCCAGAGTTATAGAATCGCATAAATTGGCGACCAACCGTTATCTCGCTATCTGACGCAACTTTATCCCGATGATGGGCCGAACCGTAAAATGCTGATTGAAGAATGCCCTTATATCGAACCGCTTGATGCCTACGGTGCCTTTGCCGGGTTCGCAGACAGTCATTTTCTTGATTCCGGTGACCGGGACCGCTTTGCTTATGTTGTTGCATCGCCGTTGCATAAACTGACTGCCAAGAACGGGCAGGTGAAGCTTGACGGTTTTCCCGTTCCCGGTGATCCGTTCGGGGTTCTTGCCGATCTGATGGCACGCTATCGCGTGGAAGCCGGTCCGGATTTACCCCCGTTTCAGGGCGGGGCTGTCGGTTATTTCGGTTATGAGCTTGCCCAACAGCTCGAAACGCTCCCCCAAGCTCCGCAGGACTGGCTCAACATGCCCGACATAGCGGTTGGCATCTATGACCTTGTCATCGCATTCGATCAGCTTGATCGCCGCATGTGGCTTATTTCGACGGGGATTCCCGAAACATCGCCGACTGCACGGAAAAAACGTGCGGCTGATCGCATCGGGATTATTCGTAAGTACCTTCGGTTTGCACGGCCAATGCTTGAAACGCCCGAAATTCCTCATACGCCAGATATCATGCCGTGGCAGTCGAATTTTGATCGTGTCGGCTACGAAGGTGCCGTGCAGACCGTCGTTGATTACATCCATGCCGGGGATATTTTTCAGGCTAACCTGTCGCAAAGTTTCCGGGCCGAATATGCTTATGATGTCATTCCCAAACGGTTTGACCTTTATCGCCGCCTCAGCCTTGCCAGTCCGGCACCATTCGGGGCTTTCCTGAATTTTGGCGATGTGGCAGTCCTGTCCAATTCGCCCGAGCGGTTTCTGAAGGTCGCGGATGGGCAGGTGGAAACCAGACCGATCAAGGGCACACGCAGGCGCGGGGCCATGCCTGTCGAGGATGCCGAACTCGCACAGGAATTGATGTTATCTGCGAAAGATCGCGCAGAAAATATTATGATTGTTGATCTTCTGCGTAACGATTTATCGAAAGTATGCAAGCCGCATAGCGTAAAGACGCCGCAGATTTGTACGCTTGAGAGTTATGCAAATGTCCATCATTTGGTTTCGACTGTGACCGGGGAATTGCAGGATGGCAAGTCTGCTGTCGATTTGCTAGCAGCCTGTTTCCCGGGCGGTTCGATTACAGGCGCACCAAAAATCCGCGCAATGGAAATCATTACCGAACTTGAAGGATCGACGCGTGGTGCGTATTGCGGAGCAATCGGCTTTATCGGCTTTAATGGCAGCATGGATACCAATATTGCGATCCGAAGCATTTGTGTAAATGGCGGTCGCATGGCGTTCAATGTAGGTGGTGGAATCGTCGCCGATAGCATTCCCGCTGCTGAATATGATGAGACGCTGGTCAAGGCCGCCAAGATATTCGAAGCATTGGGGATCCGGCCCTATGCGGTGTAAGATGGTTGACCTTATGCATTATCATCAACGCACTCATGGACGGATCGGGTTGAAATGATCCTGCTGATCGACAATTACGATTCCTTTGTTTTCAATCTGGCGCGCTATTTCGTGGAGCTTGGACAGAAGGTTGATGTCGTGCGCAATGATCGGATCGATGTTGATGAAGTACGTCGGTTGAATCCCGATGCCATCGTCTTTTCCCCCGGACCATGCGGCCCGGATGAAGCGGGAAACAGTATCGACCTGATTACCAAATTATCCGGCGATTACCCGATGCTGGGGGTCTGCCTGGGGCATCAGTCGATTGCACGGGCATTTGGTGGCGTCGTAAAACGCGCAAATCGGCCGGTACATGGCATGACATCGGCAATTGATCACAATGGTTCGGCACTGTTTAACGGTATCAAATCTCCGCTGACGGTAACGCGCTATCACTCGCTGGTTGTTGATCTTCCGCTGGATGGCACTTTGGTTCAGACCGCGACGGGACCGGACGGCGAAATCATGGCTTTTGCCCATCGGGATCTGCCGATCTTTGGTGTCCAATTCCATCCCGAAGCCGTCTTGACCGAGCAGGGACATGATTTGTTGTCTAACTTCCTTGCCATTGCCGGTGCGACCGTTCCGCGAAAGGCTGCGTCGTGACGAAAGTCTGGCTTAATGGCAATATCATTGGTCAGACGGATGCGCATATTGCCGTCACGGATCGCGGATTGCTGTTGGGAGATGGTTTTTTTGAAACCATGCGGGCCCATAAGGGCAGGGTTGCATGGCTTGAGCGGCATCTTGATCGTTTGACCAGCCATGCCGAATTAATCGGCCTTGATCCGATATTGCTGCCTAATGCCCAAACAGTTGCCGAAGCTATCGCATCGCTTTGTATGGAACTTGGTGGGAATGATGCGGTTATTCGCCTGACCGTTACGCGTGGTAGCGGCCCGCGCGGTTTATTGCCACCCCAAGATTGCCATCCCACGGTTCTTATAACGGCGTCATCCTTTATCAAACCGGCAAAGGATGAGGGATTGATCCTTGCGACGTCAAAACGGGTTCGGCGCAATCCGTGGTCGATTGCAGGCAAGGTCAAAAGCCTTAACTATCTCGACAATATAGCAGCGCGACAGGAAGTCGCCGCTTGTGGCGCGGACGAGGCACTCGTTCTTTCTGTTGATGGTTCTGTCGCGGAAACAACAATCGCCAACCTGTTCGGGATTCGTGACAATACGTTTTATACAGCACCTGCCAATTGCGGAATTCTTGCCGGGTTGGCACGGAAATTCGTCATTGATTGGTGTCGAGATCACGCGGTTGCCGTCCACGAGGCGTCTATCGATCCGAAAGACCTGTTGTCAATGGATTTGGTTTTCGTCTGTAACGCATTGCAGGGAATAAGGTTTGTTCGCTCGATTGATGGCGTTGCTTTTGACTTTGATCAGGCGAAACACGATCACGCTATGCAATTGGTGGGTGATTTTGAAAAATCACTATGCCTTGGTATAGATGTTTAACTAAAATTAACTTCAATCGGGCATTTTCGTTTCCCACGCCTTTTGACGGGAATGCACATGACCGCGTCTTCAACAAAATCGGAACTGACCTTAGCAAGGTTCGTTGAAAACCTGCGCAAACACGGGGCCAATGGCAAGCGGTCGATTGTTGCAATTTTGAATATCCCCGTATCCTTGCGCCTTGAACCGCAGGATTATCAGGATATTTCGCGTGATGCATTTCATCATCTGCCTGAAAAGACCCAAGAATATCGTCTTGAAAACGGTATGGTCGCTTTTATTCGTCCATCCAAATCGTTTGGTGAAACCGATACGTTTTTGACCAGTGTGACCGAAACGCTCAAGGACGTTATCCATCGACAGGGTTTGGGCGACATCCCACAAAGGCTTTGGAACGAATTTTCCTGGCCAGAAGACCGCAAGGCAATGTTTGGTTTGTTGGGGCTTCCTGAAGAAAACCATTTTCCAAACGAAAGCCTGCAACGCTTTGATATGGCCGAAATGCTGCGTTCTGCCATCACTGATGAAGCGGTTTTCGATTCCTGTCGCCGTCAGGCTATTCTGGAATTTCACGACAGCCGTCGCGAAATCCTTGGCCATGAACTTTATTGTTCGCTGGATTATCTGCGTCAGCACCATCTTGCCAGTTTCCTTCTGGAAGGCCCGGGCGAGGTTGAAATCCTGTCGCGCGTGCTTGATGAGAAGGTGATGGATGTCACCAAAAGTCTGGCCCCTCAAATGCTGCCGGATACCTTGCATCTGAATATGATGGTGCAATCGGTATTCAGTGATCGCTTTGCCGAGTTTCTGGGCTCGGAAGACAGTCGTTTTGCTGAAAACTTGGCGATTGAAATCTCGCTTGAAAATGCGATTTCAGATTGGTGGGAGTTCGAAGATGCCTGCAATCTGCTGCATTCTGCTGGCGTGCGTGTGGGGCTTGATCGTATCACCTTACCATCGCTTGAATTCCTGTCGCCTCAAAAGATCAATGTCGATTTCGTCAAGGTGATCTGGGATCAGAACATTATCGGCTCCAAACGGGCTGACGCGACAGACAGGCTTCGCGAATTTGCTTCTGTTTTTGCCGACCGCAACCTGATTCTGACCCGGTGTGACAGTCGCACGGCACTGCGCATGGGCCGAAGCCTTGGTGTGGATGCGTTTCAGGGAAGCTACATCGACGCGCTTTTGGGGAAATACCTGCATAAGGAATGTAAATCGCGTAATACCACTTCGGATCGTAAATGTGCTGTATGTCAGTGGGCACCGCGCGAATTACGCAAAAATGGTTGCGAATTTCATTTCAGGGCTGGAAAAATTCTGGCCGAGATTTGACCTTGTCGCCCTACTACCCGGCAACACAGTGTTTCCACTGACACCCTGTATGGGGGTTTGACAACAATCTTTCCATTTTCTAAAGTGAAGAGGTCTGATCAAGGTGGTCAGGCATGTCGTTGAAACACGGCGCTTATTCTCAGGGCAGGGTGAAATTCCTGACCGGCGGTAATCCTGATTTCAGAGAAGCCCGCGAGCGCCTGCCAAAGCAATTTGGCAGGGTCAGCAGATCCGGTGAGATTCCGGAGCCGACGGTAACAGTCCGGATGGGAGAGGATAAAGCGTGGCGGATAACGGGGGAACCTGTTGTCGTCAGCCTATGACTGGCGTGCGGCTTTGCCGTGCGTGCAGACCTTTCTTTTGATGCCTTGATTCGTAAGCTCCTTAAACGGAGAACCGTTATGAATCAGAGTGTTCATCAGGAACCGGAACTTTCGATCTTTGGCGATCCGATCGCACGTATGGAACGTGCACTTTCGGATTTGCGCAATGGCAAGGGGGTTCTGGTCGTCGATGATGAAGATCGCGAAAATGAAGGCGATCTTATTTTTTCCGCAGAAAATCTGACCAATGAACAGATGGCGATGCTGATCCGCGATTGCAGCGGCATTGTCTGCCTGTGTCTGACCGATGAAATGGCAACTGCACTTGATCTACCGCCGATGGTTGCCAACAACACGTCGAGCATGGGAACCGGTTTTACCGTTTCCATCGAGGCAAAGGTTGGCGTGACCACCGGTGTTTCCGCTGCTGATCGCGTGACTACGGTCAAAACCGCAATTGCCGATGGAGCAAAGCCGGATGACCTTGCCCGTCCGGGGCACGTCTTCCCGCTACGTGCGCGTGCAGGGGGTGTTCTGGAACGTCGCGGTCATACCGAAGGAACGGTTGATCTGATGCGTCTGGCGGGCTTTAAACCGGCAGGTGTTCTTTGCGAAGTCACCAATCCGGACGGCACAATGGCGCGTTTACCGGAACTGATTGCCTACGCACAGCAGCACGACATTGTTGTGATCAGCATCGAAGATATCGTTGCCTATCGCGGCGTTTTACAGCTTGCCGCGGAATAGATATGTCAGACAGGGACCGTCTGGGGGTGAGAGTTTAATCTGACTTTGCGCTTCTTGGGCCCTTGGCGAGCGAGTAGCACGACAAATTTGCGCACTTGGCAAGGCTTGCTTCATGCTTTGCCCAAGCTGAAAGGCAGCAGAGTTTTTCTGCTGCCTTTTGCGTTCGATGACTTTGTCTTGCCGGGCCGCGAACGATCCTTGATCAGTCGTCGATCATGCACCAGACCGGGGTGTGATCCGATGCCTTTTCCTTGGCGCGCGGGTCGCGATCAATATCCGATGCGCTGAGCCGGTCGGCTGCGGCCGGAGTCAACAGCAGGTGATCGATGCGAAGCCCGTTATCCTTGTTCCACGCCCCCGCACGGTAATCCCACCAGCTATATTGGTGGCCCTGCGGATTGAAGGTCCGGAATGCGTCGGTGTAGCCCATATTCATCATGGTTCGCAGTTTTTTGCGTTCCACGGTCGAACATAGAACGGTTTCGTGCAGCTTGATCGGGTCGTAAACATCCGAGTCATCCGGCGCGATGTTGTAGTCACCGCCCATAACGGCGGCGTCGCCACTTTCACGGATTTTCTCAAAACGCTTGATCAGGCGATCCAGGAAGTTCAGCTTATATTCGAATTTCTCCGATCCGACCTCGCTTCCCATCGGGACGTAGATCGATGCCACACGAATCGGACGATTTCCCGATATAGTGGCTTCGATATAGCGTGCCTGTTCGTCGTTGTCATTGCCCGGCAGGCCGCGTTCGACATCTTCAATCGGGAATTTTGACAGGATCGCCACCCCATTATAGGTCTTCTGGCCGTGCAGGGCGATGTTATAGCCAAGATCCTCGATTTCCATAGCCGGGAAGCTGTCATCGACAGTTTTGGTTTCCTGAAGCAGTACAACATCGGGCTTTGCGTCGCCAAGCCATTCAAGGATATTGGGCAGGCGAGCCTTGATCGAGTTGACGTTCCATGTGGCGATTTTCATGCGGGCCTCGATGTTCAGGATGAATTTTGCGGCTTTATGCACAGACATAACAGCATTATGTCCAAACAAAAACGAGGTCCGTGAAACACGAACCCCGCTTTATAAATCGTTTTTCCGACGCGGATCAAACCGAGAAACTGGATCCGCAACCGCACGATGATGTTGCGTTTGGATTATTCACACGAAACGCTGCACCAACCAGTTCGCGGACAAAATCGATTTCCGCACCGCCGAGAAGATCAAGCGATACGTCATCAATCACCATTTTCGCGCCGTGATTTTCGAAAATGTGGTCTTCATCGGTCTTGTCGGAATCAAGCGAGAATTCATACTGAAAACCGCTACACCCGCCACCGGAAACCTGAAGACGCAACATCAGGCCTGACTTTCCATCGCTGGCAATCAGTTCCTGAATACGTTTTGCGGCACTTTCGGTCATCTGGACCTGCCGGGCAGTTTCCGTCATTCGACACTCCTTGATGTGCTATCCCGAAATATTCCAGTTACCGGATATTCACGGGCAACCCAACGGGTATATTGACGATCATGGTGGCAACTTTAACACAGCCTGATCGCGTTCCTTAAGGGTCTATTTAGTGTGCATGGCAGAAATGTCAAAACCTGAGAGCAGGGCCACTAAGCGGTTGCTTGCGTTTTGATGCGAAATGTCCCAAAACAGCCACATCAAAATGGTTGTGATAAACCATGAACGAAATTTGCAAAGACCAAAAGTGATGAATGTTTTCAGCCTGTTGAAAAGCGACATCGAGAACCAGATTCTCGCCCTTGAAAAAGACGGCGTTTTGCCCGCTGGCAGCGATACCGCACGTATCACGGTCGAACCGCCGCGCGATGCCGCTCATGGCGATGCCGCGACCAATGCCGCGATGCTGCTTTCCAAGGCTGCGGGGATGAAGCCACGTGATCTGGCAGAAAAGCTTGCCGAAAAACTCGGCACGCTTGATCATATCGAACAGGTCGAGATCGCCGGGCCCGGCTTCATCAATCTACGAATGGCCGATGATTTCTGGCTGTCACAGATCACCGAAGTGCTTGAAAACGGCAAGACCTATGGCAACAGCAATCTTGGTGCAAACACCAAGATGAATGTCGAATATGTCTCGGCCAATCCGACCGGCCCGATGCATGTCGGCCATTGCCGCGGGGCGGTTGTTGGCGATGTTCTGGCAAATCTGCTGGCCAAGGCCGGTTATGACGTGACCAAGGAATATTACATCAACGATGCCGGTGCGCAGGTCGATGTTCTGGCGCGATCCCTGCATCTGCGTTACCGCGAAGCGCTTGGCGAAACCATTGATGAAATTCCGGCTGGTCTTTATCCGGGCGATTATCTGGTGGCACCGGGCAAAAAGCTTGCGGCACGTGATGGCGATAAATGGGTCAAGGCACCCGAAGAAGACTGGCTGGAAGAGTTCCGAGGTTTTGCGATTGTCGAGATGATGGCATTGATCAAGGAAGATCTGCGTCTTCTGGGCGTTGATCACGACGTCTTTACGTCTGAAGCCGGACTTGTTGCCGCAGGCAAGGTGCAGGCCGCGTTCGAGCATCTGGAGAAAAAGGGCGACATTTAT
The Thalassospira xiamenensis M-5 = DSM 17429 DNA segment above includes these coding regions:
- the ribB gene encoding 3,4-dihydroxy-2-butanone-4-phosphate synthase; the encoded protein is MNQSVHQEPELSIFGDPIARMERALSDLRNGKGVLVVDDEDRENEGDLIFSAENLTNEQMAMLIRDCSGIVCLCLTDEMATALDLPPMVANNTSSMGTGFTVSIEAKVGVTTGVSAADRVTTVKTAIADGAKPDDLARPGHVFPLRARAGGVLERRGHTEGTVDLMRLAGFKPAGVLCEVTNPDGTMARLPELIAYAQQHDIVVISIEDIVAYRGVLQLAAE
- the xth gene encoding exodeoxyribonuclease III, with amino-acid sequence MSVHKAAKFILNIEARMKIATWNVNSIKARLPNILEWLGDAKPDVVLLQETKTVDDSFPAMEIEDLGYNIALHGQKTYNGVAILSKFPIEDVERGLPGNDNDEQARYIEATISGNRPIRVASIYVPMGSEVGSEKFEYKLNFLDRLIKRFEKIRESGDAAVMGGDYNIAPDDSDVYDPIKLHETVLCSTVERKKLRTMMNMGYTDAFRTFNPQGHQYSWWDYRAGAWNKDNGLRIDHLLLTPAAADRLSASDIDRDPRAKEKASDHTPVWCMIDD
- the erpA gene encoding iron-sulfur cluster insertion protein ErpA, which produces MTETARQVQMTESAAKRIQELIASDGKSGLMLRLQVSGGGCSGFQYEFSLDSDKTDEDHIFENHGAKMVIDDVSLDLLGGAEIDFVRELVGAAFRVNNPNATSSCGCGSSFSV